The following coding sequences lie in one Natrarchaeobius halalkaliphilus genomic window:
- a CDS encoding phosphatase PAP2 family protein, which yields MSLVGLVLELVIVVVTMLVTATLVIVGPRRFMASLSGFRRRIEVCTLPLAALAVVLALRWSTVDPFMRLERRVLGTNITPLLFELEFGEQALLPVNPIVLLQSIQSPEVTSFFIFVYVYGYAFLLLFPFIAYFALEDSEDLRTLLLAFTANYGIGLICYALFIAYGPRNVDPTIIEGVLYDAFPQSGLLTHRVNQNTNVFPSLHTSLSMTVFFVAWLTRAKYPLWLPISGVLAISVALSTMYLGIHWFSDVVAGTILAAVSVYIGRTYTVDGILESTRQYLDRRYDRLRRTGGE from the coding sequence ATGTCCCTCGTCGGTCTCGTCCTAGAACTGGTGATCGTCGTGGTGACGATGCTCGTAACGGCAACGCTCGTCATCGTCGGCCCTCGACGGTTTATGGCCTCTCTGTCGGGATTTCGAAGACGTATCGAGGTCTGTACGCTCCCTCTAGCCGCCCTCGCTGTCGTACTCGCCCTCCGATGGTCGACGGTAGATCCGTTCATGCGCCTCGAGCGGCGGGTACTCGGAACGAATATTACGCCGCTTCTGTTCGAACTCGAGTTCGGTGAGCAGGCGCTTCTCCCCGTAAACCCGATCGTCCTCCTCCAGTCGATCCAGTCACCGGAGGTAACGTCGTTTTTCATCTTCGTTTACGTCTACGGCTACGCATTCTTGCTGTTGTTTCCGTTTATCGCGTACTTCGCACTCGAGGACTCAGAGGACCTCCGGACGCTGTTGCTCGCGTTTACTGCGAACTACGGAATCGGATTGATCTGCTATGCGCTCTTTATCGCGTACGGTCCGCGAAACGTCGATCCGACGATCATCGAAGGAGTGCTCTACGATGCGTTTCCCCAATCGGGACTGTTGACTCATCGGGTCAATCAGAATACGAACGTCTTCCCGTCCTTACACACGTCGTTGTCGATGACGGTCTTTTTCGTCGCGTGGCTGACCCGAGCGAAGTATCCACTCTGGCTTCCGATCTCCGGCGTCCTCGCGATCAGCGTTGCGCTTTCGACGATGTATCTCGGAATTCACTGGTTCTCGGACGTAGTCGCTGGAACGATCCTCGCCGCCGTCAGCGTTTATATCGGCCGAACGTACACGGTCGACGGAATCCTCGAATCGACGCGACAGTATCTCGACCGGCGGTATGACCGGTTGCGACGAACGGGCGGTGAGTGA
- a CDS encoding cryptochrome/photolyase family protein: protein MGIHWHRRDLRTSDNLSLARAAESGDPVVPLFVFDPTILEHATPPRVACLREAVGALREWYLDLGSDLLVEYGEPSDVLPRVAAAYDADAVYWNEDYSGLAGERDRAVTAALEDEGFVCKTAHDAIHHEPGSITPNSGDHYSIFSYFWKKWRDRDKREPVDPPEPTDLAAVPSADDEVSTDSESIEGIPSLSDLGFEEPDATLPTVTPSAARERVSSFCSGPIYEYEGTRDYPATGGTSRLSVHLKWGTIGVRELFEATQRAADRASSTTDRESVESFQRQLAWREFYAHVLSYNPGTVAENFSQFDREIQWRDDPDELEAWRNGGTGYPIVDAGMRQLVDDGWMHNRVRMLVASFLTKDLLIDWREGYDWFRRKLADHDTANDVGGWQWAGSTGTDAQPYFRVFNPMKQGREYDPDAEYIRAYVPELEAATPDRIHGWHELSGTERERVAPSYPAPIVDHAERRERAIATFKRAKGTE, encoded by the coding sequence ATGGGCATCCACTGGCACCGTCGTGATCTGCGGACATCCGACAATCTCTCGCTCGCTCGAGCGGCCGAATCTGGCGATCCCGTCGTCCCGCTGTTCGTCTTCGATCCCACGATCCTCGAGCACGCAACGCCGCCGCGGGTCGCGTGTCTCCGCGAGGCCGTGGGTGCGCTTCGAGAGTGGTACCTCGATCTGGGAAGTGACCTGCTCGTCGAATACGGTGAGCCGAGTGACGTTCTCCCTCGAGTGGCGGCCGCGTACGACGCGGATGCCGTCTACTGGAACGAAGATTACAGCGGGCTTGCGGGCGAGCGCGACCGAGCAGTGACAGCGGCGCTCGAAGACGAGGGGTTCGTCTGCAAGACGGCTCACGACGCTATCCATCACGAGCCGGGTTCGATCACGCCCAACAGCGGTGACCACTACTCCATCTTTTCGTACTTCTGGAAGAAGTGGCGAGACCGGGACAAACGCGAGCCAGTGGACCCGCCGGAGCCAACCGACCTGGCTGCAGTACCCTCGGCCGACGACGAAGTCAGCACCGACTCTGAGTCGATTGAGGGGATCCCCTCTTTGTCGGATCTCGGGTTCGAGGAACCGGACGCGACGCTTCCGACCGTGACGCCGTCAGCCGCACGTGAACGCGTTTCATCCTTTTGTTCGGGGCCGATTTACGAGTACGAAGGGACTCGGGACTATCCTGCCACTGGTGGAACGTCACGGCTTTCCGTCCACCTCAAGTGGGGGACGATCGGAGTTCGGGAGCTGTTCGAAGCGACCCAGCGGGCTGCCGACCGGGCCTCGTCGACGACCGACCGCGAAAGCGTCGAGTCGTTTCAGCGCCAACTGGCCTGGCGCGAGTTCTACGCGCACGTCCTGTCGTACAATCCAGGAACGGTGGCCGAGAACTTCTCTCAGTTCGATCGCGAGATACAGTGGCGAGACGACCCGGACGAACTCGAGGCCTGGCGGAACGGGGGGACGGGATACCCGATCGTCGACGCGGGAATGCGCCAACTCGTAGACGACGGGTGGATGCACAATCGCGTCAGGATGCTCGTCGCATCCTTTCTGACTAAGGATCTCCTCATCGACTGGCGTGAGGGATACGACTGGTTCCGACGGAAGCTCGCGGATCACGACACGGCGAACGACGTCGGTGGCTGGCAGTGGGCGGGATCGACCGGAACCGATGCCCAGCCCTACTTTCGGGTGTTCAACCCGATGAAACAGGGACGCGAGTACGACCCCGACGCCGAGTACATCCGAGCCTACGTTCCGGAACTCGAGGCGGCCACTCCCGACCGGATTCACGGCTGGCACGAACTCTCAGGCACAGAGCGCGAGCGCGTTGCACCGTCGTATCCGGCCCCGATCGTGGACCACGCAGAGCGGCGGGAACGAGCGATTGCTACCTTCAAACGTGCGAAGGGGACAGAGTAG
- a CDS encoding HalOD1 output domain-containing protein, which translates to MSSPDKTSPPRDAVPPSQAIIEAIAAHEGVDVTEIEPPEYEPLYEVVNPEALDSLFRTPARTSETTRLLLEYEGYDVTVYGDGRVEVTDSSHSNNSVGTPIED; encoded by the coding sequence ATGTCCTCACCGGACAAGACGTCGCCGCCACGTGACGCGGTCCCTCCATCACAGGCGATTATCGAAGCGATCGCTGCACACGAAGGCGTCGATGTGACCGAAATCGAGCCTCCGGAGTACGAACCGCTGTACGAAGTCGTGAACCCGGAAGCCCTCGATTCTCTGTTTCGTACACCAGCGCGCACGTCAGAGACCACTCGTCTCTTGCTCGAGTACGAAGGCTACGACGTGACTGTCTATGGCGACGGTCGCGTCGAGGTGACCGATTCATCCCACTCCAACAATTCGGTCGGTACGCCGATCGAAGACTGA
- a CDS encoding Gfo/Idh/MocA family protein, giving the protein MTTNLKDIRTGIVGLGNIGQYHAERLVELGVPLVGGMDISPEARKRFARRYDVDVYDDHTELYDTVDALVITTPNKYHEEYAVDALECDRHVLLEKPLAHSLDSARRIAEAAAAADSRCMVGFNNRFANTVRIVSDRIDRGELGALSHIEANYVRRRGIPGRGTWFTRRQIAGGGALIDLGVHAIDLALYVLDYPPVEEVSGVTRSEFGSRSEYAYLEMWAEDAGPGGFDVDDSASAFIRCAGGKTISLEVAWATNRPENHEFVIRGTDSAARFDLLDGDLSFYSAKKHGPDHLENTVIETPQNDTHSDEQAAFFDRIIAGEDDQSVEQALVVQRVVDAIYSSSELGASISMDEYDT; this is encoded by the coding sequence ATGACAACAAATTTGAAAGACATTCGAACCGGTATCGTCGGCCTCGGAAACATCGGCCAGTACCACGCCGAACGCCTCGTCGAGCTTGGAGTCCCGCTCGTCGGCGGGATGGACATCTCTCCGGAGGCGCGAAAGCGATTCGCGCGCCGATACGACGTCGACGTCTACGACGATCACACGGAGCTCTACGACACCGTCGATGCCCTGGTCATCACGACTCCGAACAAGTATCACGAGGAGTACGCGGTCGACGCCCTCGAGTGTGACCGCCACGTTCTCCTCGAGAAGCCGCTGGCTCACTCGCTCGATAGCGCCCGACGAATTGCCGAGGCGGCCGCGGCGGCCGACAGTCGGTGCATGGTCGGCTTCAACAATCGCTTTGCGAACACCGTCCGGATCGTTTCGGATCGAATCGACCGCGGAGAACTCGGAGCGCTGTCACACATCGAGGCGAACTACGTCCGACGGCGGGGGATCCCTGGCCGAGGCACGTGGTTCACCCGGCGTCAGATCGCCGGTGGCGGCGCACTCATCGATCTGGGCGTTCACGCGATCGATCTCGCACTCTACGTGCTCGACTATCCCCCCGTGGAGGAAGTAAGCGGTGTCACGCGATCCGAGTTCGGCTCGCGAAGCGAGTACGCCTACCTCGAGATGTGGGCCGAAGACGCGGGACCCGGCGGATTCGACGTCGACGACTCCGCGAGCGCGTTCATCCGCTGTGCTGGGGGAAAAACGATCTCCCTCGAAGTGGCGTGGGCGACGAACCGGCCGGAAAACCACGAATTCGTCATCCGGGGAACCGATTCCGCCGCTCGGTTCGATCTCCTCGACGGGGATCTCAGCTTCTATTCTGCGAAAAAGCACGGCCCGGACCACCTCGAGAATACGGTCATCGAAACCCCTCAAAACGATACGCACTCCGACGAGCAGGCTGCCTTCTTCGATCGGATTATCGCCGGTGAGGACGACCAGAGCGTCGAGCAGGCACTCGTCGTTCAGCGCGTCGTGGATGCGATCTACTCCTCGAGCGAGCTGGGAGCGTCGATCTCGATGGACGAATACGACACGTAG
- a CDS encoding carboxypeptidase regulatory-like domain-containing protein translates to MRTERDLILEIDRRETTVETPLTVRVRDRENRPIEDAIVSVGTQRRRTDSAGRCEITIRSPGFWKLTATRRSSNRVSYRPTAALVRAVSRATPVRRTHRLPSR, encoded by the coding sequence ATGAGGACCGAACGAGACCTGATTCTCGAGATCGACCGACGCGAGACGACCGTCGAAACGCCACTCACCGTCCGGGTCCGGGATCGAGAGAACCGACCGATCGAGGACGCGATCGTTTCGGTGGGAACACAGCGCAGACGAACCGACTCAGCGGGTCGGTGTGAGATAACGATCCGGTCGCCCGGTTTCTGGAAACTGACTGCAACCAGACGGTCGTCGAACCGGGTGAGCTATCGCCCGACCGCCGCACTGGTGCGAGCCGTCTCGAGAGCAACACCGGTCAGACGAACACACCGTCTCCCCTCGCGATGA
- the folP gene encoding dihydropteroate synthase, with protein MNTVDAAGLEIGDGHPPRIMGVLNVSEESPYDPSVYDDPGEAAQYVDDELISEGADIVDIGLESANKRFEVLSADEELERLHLALETIESVSGDAVFSIETRYASVADEALSMGFDMVNDICGFADPAMPTVCSERDAAVVKMASPPDLERPGAVGATDWSTRRSPDWAKRASYVDQVYEALKQNGLTGRTIIDPAFGGWSQTQTLEDDRETFRRLREFRALGQPVLVSINRKNFLGEIADRETDARLPVSLAATGLAVERGAHVVRTHDVAETRDAALIGSEFRTRSSASEGGVTVSELEIDSLRTFRAHLGERGIDPDVAADWQTRVLEIDGLAEQSIDRLVAETVGPDATVYRTPDDSVLFIGTPGGLSEVRARIEAETEQTGQLIEVLGKMPQ; from the coding sequence ATGAACACCGTCGATGCGGCCGGACTCGAGATCGGAGACGGCCACCCGCCTCGGATCATGGGCGTGTTGAACGTCAGCGAGGAGTCACCCTACGATCCAAGCGTCTACGACGACCCCGGCGAGGCGGCCCAGTACGTCGACGACGAACTCATCAGTGAGGGCGCCGATATCGTCGACATCGGCCTCGAGTCCGCGAACAAACGGTTCGAAGTGCTTTCTGCGGACGAAGAACTCGAGCGACTCCACCTCGCCCTCGAGACGATCGAGAGCGTTTCCGGCGACGCCGTCTTTTCGATCGAAACCCGATACGCGTCGGTCGCAGACGAAGCGCTCTCGATGGGCTTCGATATGGTCAACGACATCTGTGGTTTCGCTGATCCGGCGATGCCAACAGTCTGTTCGGAACGCGACGCCGCCGTTGTGAAGATGGCGAGCCCACCGGATCTCGAGCGTCCAGGTGCGGTCGGAGCAACCGACTGGTCCACGAGACGGTCGCCTGACTGGGCTAAACGGGCATCCTACGTCGACCAGGTGTACGAGGCGTTGAAACAGAACGGGCTGACGGGACGGACGATCATCGATCCCGCATTCGGCGGCTGGAGTCAAACGCAGACGCTCGAGGACGACCGAGAGACGTTCAGACGACTTCGCGAGTTCCGTGCACTCGGACAGCCGGTGCTCGTTTCGATCAACCGCAAGAACTTCCTCGGAGAGATTGCCGATCGCGAAACCGATGCGCGACTCCCGGTAAGCCTCGCTGCGACCGGGCTGGCCGTCGAACGAGGTGCACACGTCGTTCGAACCCACGACGTTGCAGAAACCCGTGATGCTGCACTGATCGGCTCGGAGTTTCGTACTCGTTCGAGCGCGTCCGAAGGCGGGGTGACGGTGTCCGAGCTCGAGATCGACTCGCTGCGAACGTTCCGAGCGCACCTCGGAGAGCGCGGCATCGACCCCGACGTCGCAGCCGACTGGCAGACGCGCGTTCTCGAGATCGACGGACTGGCTGAGCAGTCTATCGACCGACTCGTCGCTGAAACTGTCGGTCCGGATGCTACGGTATACCGCACTCCCGACGATTCCGTGTTATTTATCGGCACACCTGGTGGTCTTTCGGAGGTTAGAGCGCGTATCGAGGCCGAAACCGAGCAAACTGGACAACTCATTGAAGTGCTCGGAAAGATGCCACAGTAA
- a CDS encoding tubulin/FtsZ family protein → MKLALIGFGQAGGKIVDEFLAYDERVGDGFVQTAIAVNSATTDLHGLEHIPQDNRVLIGQARVKGHGVGADNELGAEVTEEDIDEVQGAIDKIPIHEIDAFLIVAGMGGGTGSGGAPVLATHLKRIYTQPVYGLGILPATDEGGIYTLNAARSFQTFVREVDNLLVFDNDVWRSAGETVASGYDRINQEIVERFGLLFAAGEVNQGDHVAESVVDSSEIINTLDDGVSTIGYARETVDSSSDGLLSTFRDTDEFDEGAATNRMTSLVRKAALGRLTLPCDVASADRGLVVTTGPPEHLNRKGVERGRQWLEDETGSMEIRGGDYPIPDSNEVGAIVLLSGVTDVPRVNQLQQVAIETQDRTNALQAKADEDLASLVDTGGELDALF, encoded by the coding sequence ATGAAACTCGCACTAATCGGCTTCGGTCAGGCAGGCGGGAAGATCGTCGACGAGTTCCTTGCGTACGACGAGCGGGTCGGTGACGGATTCGTCCAGACCGCGATTGCGGTCAACTCTGCAACGACGGATCTCCACGGACTCGAGCACATCCCGCAGGATAATCGCGTTCTGATTGGACAGGCACGCGTCAAAGGACACGGCGTCGGTGCCGACAACGAACTCGGTGCCGAGGTCACCGAAGAGGACATCGACGAGGTACAGGGCGCGATCGACAAGATCCCCATCCACGAGATCGATGCGTTCCTCATCGTCGCCGGAATGGGCGGCGGGACCGGCTCCGGCGGCGCTCCGGTTCTGGCGACGCATTTGAAACGAATCTACACCCAACCCGTGTACGGACTGGGCATCCTTCCCGCAACGGACGAAGGCGGAATCTACACGCTCAACGCGGCTCGCTCGTTCCAGACGTTCGTCCGCGAAGTGGACAATCTGCTCGTCTTCGATAACGACGTCTGGCGCAGCGCCGGCGAAACAGTTGCAAGCGGTTACGACCGAATCAATCAAGAAATCGTCGAGCGATTCGGACTCCTGTTCGCCGCCGGCGAAGTCAACCAGGGTGATCACGTCGCAGAGAGCGTCGTCGATTCCTCGGAGATCATCAACACGCTCGACGACGGCGTTTCGACGATCGGATACGCCCGCGAAACCGTCGACTCCTCGAGCGACGGCCTCCTCTCGACGTTTCGCGACACCGACGAGTTCGACGAGGGAGCAGCGACGAACAGAATGACGAGCCTCGTCAGAAAGGCTGCTCTCGGACGATTGACCCTGCCCTGTGATGTCGCGAGCGCAGACCGAGGACTCGTCGTCACGACCGGCCCGCCGGAGCACCTGAATCGGAAAGGTGTCGAACGAGGTCGACAGTGGCTCGAAGACGAGACCGGCAGCATGGAGATTCGCGGTGGTGATTATCCGATTCCGGATTCGAACGAAGTCGGTGCGATCGTCCTCCTTTCCGGCGTGACGGACGTTCCCCGGGTCAACCAGCTCCAGCAGGTAGCGATCGAAACGCAGGACAGAACGAACGCGCTTCAGGCCAAAGCCGACGAGGATCTCGCGTCGCTGGTCGATACCGGCGGGGAACTCGACGCGCTGTTCTGA
- a CDS encoding 6-hydroxymethylpterin diphosphokinase MptE-like protein — MNFAEWESVYVDILEDFGYDRVADERARDVLGSLTGPFDTDRLSMARGATVAIAGGAPSLEETGQLERVRCADVVFAASTAADVLETNGVGVDCMVTDLDKNPVTVRLLTERSVPAAVHAHGDNIPAVRRTVPDCVDEFVLPTTQASPNGPVRNFGGFTDGDRAAFLADSLGADRLVFAGWEFDDPTVDQLKANKLAWAERLLYWLERRREERFDVLDGRRDAIESIGAFETRSSDRDH, encoded by the coding sequence ATGAACTTCGCGGAGTGGGAGTCAGTCTACGTCGATATTCTCGAGGACTTCGGCTACGATCGGGTGGCCGACGAACGTGCGCGGGACGTTCTCGGATCACTGACCGGTCCGTTCGATACCGATCGTCTCTCGATGGCTCGAGGAGCGACGGTCGCGATCGCGGGTGGGGCACCGTCGCTCGAAGAGACCGGTCAACTCGAGCGGGTCCGGTGCGCCGACGTCGTTTTCGCGGCTTCGACGGCAGCAGACGTCCTCGAGACGAACGGTGTCGGCGTCGATTGCATGGTCACCGACCTCGACAAGAATCCGGTGACGGTTCGTCTGTTGACCGAGCGATCCGTTCCCGCGGCGGTTCACGCCCACGGCGACAACATCCCGGCGGTTCGGCGGACCGTTCCCGACTGCGTCGACGAGTTCGTCCTCCCCACGACACAGGCCAGTCCCAACGGTCCGGTCCGAAATTTCGGCGGGTTCACTGACGGCGATCGCGCGGCGTTTCTCGCGGATTCCCTCGGCGCGGATCGACTCGTCTTCGCCGGCTGGGAGTTCGACGACCCGACCGTCGATCAGCTCAAAGCGAACAAGCTGGCGTGGGCCGAGCGGCTACTCTACTGGCTCGAGCGACGGCGCGAAGAACGGTTCGACGTACTCGACGGCCGACGCGACGCTATCGAATCGATCGGCGCGTTCGAGACTCGTTCGTCCGACCGAGATCACTGA
- a CDS encoding ABC transporter substrate-binding protein: MDEGASSTTRRDLLAGTGVGISSAFAGCSEVFWSRAENAGPDQIELDIKTVPADDDPFAAMILSQLRENFQAAGIDVAHVPSAKADLHREVLLERDYDVFVVRHPGFDDYDALYGLLHSQFVSERGWQNPFQFSDRTVDELLEEQRSAENRRRDVLSELVEFLEETAPYTVVAFPERTGGTRRETDASVPPHDPYEYVDLMAREPADGPRENPIAVGVSGEALANRLNPVVVDRNRIPGLLDLLYDPLVRNPHTEEYVPWLAESVSWHEADQLRATVTLRDGATWHDETPLTADDVVFTNRFLNDTALGDVEGHIPAQRFRSRQTLVSEIERLDASTVRFSFGNTVTDPETYPNRSVAVRALTVPLLPEHIWDARSEVIAERQTDALVSDNEEPVGSGLFSIDDVTSDQVDLQPFDEHVLREQSADRPAVFDGFSQYTGIQFRIDPNPGAMVDALREGMTDVTATTLPSDQIETVQNDDGTRLLTGQTPAFYMVGYNHQRTPLGNHRFRQILSRLVDRDYVVEEFFDGFAEPATTKRSLLGIFEDDREDDTTSTVATFPGTDGEIDVEEVRSLFEAAGYHYEEERLLE, encoded by the coding sequence ATGGACGAGGGCGCTTCGTCGACGACGCGACGAGATCTACTTGCTGGTACTGGTGTTGGCATTTCTAGTGCTTTCGCCGGCTGCTCGGAGGTGTTCTGGTCTCGCGCCGAGAACGCAGGTCCCGATCAGATCGAACTCGATATCAAGACGGTTCCCGCCGACGACGATCCGTTCGCAGCGATGATTCTGAGTCAGCTCCGGGAGAACTTCCAGGCGGCTGGGATCGACGTCGCTCACGTCCCGAGTGCGAAAGCCGACCTTCACAGGGAGGTCCTCCTCGAGCGAGATTACGACGTCTTCGTCGTTCGTCATCCCGGATTCGACGACTACGACGCTCTGTATGGTCTGCTTCACTCGCAGTTCGTCAGCGAACGTGGATGGCAAAACCCCTTCCAGTTTTCCGATCGAACGGTCGACGAACTGTTAGAGGAACAACGTTCGGCCGAGAACCGGCGTCGGGACGTTCTCTCCGAGCTGGTCGAGTTTCTCGAAGAAACCGCCCCGTATACAGTCGTCGCGTTTCCCGAACGAACCGGCGGAACTCGTCGTGAGACCGACGCATCGGTCCCACCACACGATCCGTACGAGTACGTCGATCTCATGGCTCGAGAGCCCGCTGATGGTCCCCGCGAGAATCCGATCGCCGTTGGCGTCTCCGGCGAGGCGCTTGCTAACCGGTTGAATCCGGTGGTCGTCGATCGAAACCGGATACCCGGTTTGTTGGATCTGCTCTACGATCCGTTGGTTCGAAACCCCCACACTGAAGAGTACGTTCCGTGGCTCGCAGAATCCGTTTCCTGGCACGAAGCGGATCAACTGCGGGCAACGGTGACGCTTCGAGACGGGGCGACGTGGCACGACGAAACTCCTCTCACTGCCGACGATGTCGTCTTTACGAACCGGTTTCTCAACGATACGGCGCTGGGTGACGTCGAGGGACACATTCCAGCACAACGGTTTCGAAGTCGCCAAACGCTCGTTTCGGAGATCGAACGGCTCGACGCCAGCACCGTGCGATTTTCGTTTGGCAACACCGTCACAGACCCCGAGACGTATCCGAACAGATCCGTTGCCGTTCGTGCATTAACGGTCCCGCTGTTACCGGAACATATCTGGGACGCTCGATCGGAAGTGATCGCTGAGCGCCAGACCGATGCGCTCGTCTCGGACAACGAGGAACCCGTCGGATCGGGGCTGTTCTCGATCGACGACGTGACGAGTGATCAAGTCGATCTCCAGCCGTTCGACGAGCACGTCCTCCGGGAACAATCAGCGGATCGACCCGCCGTATTCGACGGGTTTTCGCAGTATACGGGGATCCAGTTTCGAATCGATCCCAATCCGGGAGCGATGGTCGATGCGCTACGGGAGGGCATGACCGACGTTACTGCGACCACCTTACCATCCGATCAGATCGAAACGGTTCAAAACGACGACGGGACGCGGCTTCTCACGGGACAAACTCCTGCGTTTTACATGGTTGGATACAACCATCAGCGTACACCGCTTGGTAACCATCGGTTCCGACAGATCCTCTCTCGCCTGGTCGATCGCGACTACGTCGTCGAGGAATTTTTTGATGGGTTTGCCGAACCGGCGACGACGAAACGATCACTTTTGGGCATCTTCGAGGACGATCGGGAGGACGATACCACCTCGACGGTCGCGACGTTTCCTGGAACGGACGGTGAGATCGACGTCGAAGAGGTACGCTCGCTCTTCGAGGCGGCTGGCTACCACTACGAAGAAGAAAGGTTGCTCGAATGA
- a CDS encoding MOSC domain-containing protein, translating into MARIANLWVYPVKGLDRMSVEEIRINDAGTFQGDRAYALVDPEERSRIEDRTDSVEKTFNGKEIDDLHSFESAFDPETETLTLRIDETSETSRFDLSTDRDEASDWFSEFVGEAVELRERGPPSFIDRPKLGPSVISTGTLEEVASWFDSMSVEGARRRFRPNIEISGVPPFWEDQFLRENPSGFDVGRTRFEGAEACARCVVPSRDPDTGRETENFSARFSERREQTLPEWVDEDAFEHFFTVMLITSVPERSRGTTVRVGDEVSANQDLETA; encoded by the coding sequence ATGGCCCGGATAGCGAACCTGTGGGTGTATCCCGTCAAAGGACTGGACCGGATGTCGGTCGAGGAGATCCGGATCAACGACGCTGGAACATTTCAGGGAGATCGTGCCTACGCGCTCGTCGATCCCGAAGAACGTTCCCGTATCGAAGATCGGACCGATTCGGTCGAAAAGACGTTCAACGGCAAGGAGATCGACGATCTGCACTCGTTCGAGTCGGCGTTCGATCCGGAAACCGAGACGCTCACCCTCCGAATAGACGAAACCAGCGAAACGTCACGGTTCGATCTCTCGACGGACCGCGATGAGGCGAGCGACTGGTTCAGTGAGTTCGTCGGAGAGGCCGTCGAGTTACGCGAACGTGGTCCACCGTCGTTTATCGATCGGCCGAAACTCGGTCCCTCAGTCATCAGCACCGGAACGCTCGAGGAGGTCGCCTCCTGGTTCGATTCGATGTCCGTCGAGGGTGCTCGCCGGCGGTTCCGACCGAATATCGAGATCAGCGGCGTTCCGCCGTTCTGGGAGGATCAGTTCCTCCGGGAGAATCCGTCAGGGTTCGACGTTGGACGGACTCGCTTCGAGGGGGCTGAGGCGTGCGCCCGGTGTGTCGTTCCATCGAGAGATCCCGACACTGGCCGGGAGACCGAGAATTTCTCGGCGCGGTTTTCCGAGCGACGCGAGCAAACCCTGCCCGAGTGGGTCGACGAGGACGCGTTCGAACACTTCTTTACGGTCATGCTCATCACGAGCGTTCCGGAACGCTCCCGTGGTACCACGGTCCGAGTCGGAGACGAAGTTTCGGCCAACCAGGACCTCGAAACGGCGTAG